In Rhodococcus pseudokoreensis, the DNA window AACGTGATCGACGCCGCGAAGGCCGCCGGGGTCGGCTTCGTCGCCTACACCAGCGTCCTCGACGCGCAGAACAGCACGATCGGGCTGGCCGTGGAACACCGCGCCACCGAGGATCGGCTGACGCAGTCCGGGATCGACTTCGCGCTGCTCCGCAACGGCTGGTACTGGGAGAACTACCTCGGCAGCATTCCCGCGGCGGGCGAGACCGGTGCGCTGTTCGGCAGCGCCGGGACCGGTGTCGTCGCCGCTGCCGCCCGCAAGGACTACGCCGAGGCGGCCGCCGCCGTTCTGCTCGCCGACGGGCAGGCAGGCAAGGTCTACGAACTCGGTGGCGACGAGCGCCTGACGTACAGCGAAGTGGCGGACGTCATTTCCTCCGTCATCGGAAAGCCGGTGTCGTACAAGGACCTTCCGCAGGCCGAGTACGCCGCGGCGCTCGAGGGTGCCGGCCTGCCCGCACCGATCGCGAGCATGCTCGCCGATTCCGATGCGGGCGTCGCCGTCGGCGCTCTCGACACCGAGAGCGGCGACCTGCAGAGGCTGATCGGCCGCAACTCGACCCCTGCCGCCACCGCCCTCGCCGTGAGTACTTCTTAACGTCGGGCGGTTAAGAAGTACTCACGGGCGCGAAGCGGCATAGGCGACCCAGCTCCCGAACTCGGTGATGTCCGTGGCCCCGTCGACCGCGTCGTGTGTGCAGCTGAAGCCGACCACGGCGCGGCCGTCGGACAATTCGACGCTCGTCAGGGCCATCGGGGCGGGCAGCGCCGCGAGGAAGCTGCCCAGCCCCGCGGCGGACACCCGGAACAGTTCCCCGGAAATCGGGGAGCCCGCGCCGGGACCGCGGCGGACGAGGCCCGGCTTGGGCGGGGTGGTGTCGAGCGCGGTGAGCCGGTACGCATCCGTGGTGGTGACGGTGCCGACGAAGCGTGCCCCGATGTCCTCGAGCTGGAAGTGCAGGGGCTGCCCGCGCAGGTGCGCGCCGAACACGGCCAGTTCCACCCCCTCCTCGACGAGGGTGGGCGCGGGTGCGCCGAGGAGGCGGGCGGCGAGGTCGACGGCCACCTGATCGGCGAACGCCGGCACCACGAACATGACTCCGAACGGTTCGCCGGCGGCGGTCGGGGCGCCCGGGACGGCGACCGCCGCCATGTCGAGCAGGTTGCAGAAGTTCGTGTACGTGCCCATCCGCCGGTTGATGCCGATCGGATCCGCTTGTACGGCAGCGATGGTCGGGTGTTCGGTGGTGGTGGGCAGCAGGAGTCCGTCGAAACCGGCCAGCAGATCGCGCGTCTGCGCCTTGACGCGGGTGAGCGTGTCGAGGTCGGCGGCGAACTCGTGACCCGCGGGCTGGCGCGCCGACTCGACGATGGCGGTGACCACCGGATCGGCGCCCGCCGGCGCCGTGTCGAGGAATCGCCCGACGGCGGTGTACCGCTCGGCGACGACGGCGCCGTCGTACAGCAACCGGGCGGCGTCGAGCAGCGGGGAGACGTCGACCGCCTCGACGGCGAACCCGCGGTCTGTCAGCGACGCGACCGTGTCGGCGAACGCCGCGCGGTACTCCGGCGTCAGCAGCGCGAGGTTCGCTTCCGTGGGAATCGCGACGCGTGCGTGTGCGGGCGCGGCGAGCCGGACGTCGGACGGCCATGCGCGGCTGCGCGGGTCCGCGGCCGCGGGGCCCGACATGATGCGGGCGGCGGTCACCGCCGTGTCGAGTTCGGCGGCGAACACGGTGACGCAGTCGTAGTCGACGCACGCGGGAACGACGCCGTCGGCGGGGATGGCGCCGAGCGTCGCCTTGATCCCGACGAGACCGTTGAACGCAGCCGGGACCCTGCCGGATCCCGCTGTGTCGGTGCCGATTCCGATGTCGGCGATACCGAGGGCGACGGCGACGGCGGAACCCGAACTGGATCCGCCCGACACGCGTTCGGGGTCCCACGAGCACCGGACGGCGCCGTACGGACTGCGTGTCCCGACCAGTCCGGTCGCGAACTGGTCGAGGTTCGTCTTCCCGAGTACGACGGCGCCCTGGTCGACCAGGCGGCGCACGGATGTCGCGGTGACGCCGGGGAGATAGGCGAACTCGGGGCACGCGGCCGACGTCGGGAGCCCGGCGACGTCGATGTTGTCCTTGACCGCCACGACCTTCCCGGCCAGGGGCAGGTGCTCGCCGGCGTCGAGGCGGGCCTGCACGGCAACGGCATCGGCGTGGACGTCCTCGGCGGGCCGGAGGGTGATCCACACCTCCGGGCGGTCCACCTCGGCGATTCGCCGGAAAGCGTCCTCGACCCGGGCGGTGGGGGACAGGCCGGTGTGTCCGCGGTTCACGGCATCGACAGTCATCAGTTTTCTGCTCCAATCACGACGAGAGGGGTGCCCGGTTCGACGATCGCGCCCGGTGACACGAGGACTTCGAGGACAATGCCCGGCGAGGTGAACGCGACCGGCATCTCGAGTTTCATCGCCTCGAGCACCACGGCGTTCTGGCCCGCGTCGACGCGCTGCCCGGCCTCGACCTCGACGCGCCACACGCTTCCGACCATCGGTGCCTCGACGACGACGGCGCCCGGCGGGAGGTCGCCGCGTGCGGACGGCTCGGGTGCGGGGGCCTGTTCGACGCGGTCGAATTCGCCCGACGCACGCCACGCCGCCTTCTCGATGTCGAACGCCGCGGACTGCCGGGCGTCGAACGCGGCGATGGATTCGGCGTTGTCCTTCAGGAACTTCAGGTGGTCGGCGAACGCGAACGTGCCGTCGGATATCTCCGCGTCGAACCGCCCGGCCACCGCCTGCGCGCGGTACTCGCGCAACTGCTCCGGGGTGACAGGTTCCCACACGATGCGGTCGAAGAACCGGAACATCCAGGGTTTGCCCTCGTCGAACGGGCGGTGCTGCCGGTAGCCCGACCAGATCGGGACGGTGCGGCCGATCAGCTGGTAGCCGCCCGGCGACTCCATCCCGTAGACGCACAGGTACTTGCCGCCGATCCCGACGGCGTCGGACGGGGTCCAGGTGCGGGCCGGGTTGTACTTGGTGGTGACCAGGCGGTGCCGCGGGTCGAGGGGCACGGCCAGGGGTGCGCCGAGGTAGACGTCGCCGAGCCCCAGCACCAGGTATTCGGCGTCGAACACGGCGTCCCGGACGTCGTCGACGCTGTCCAATCCGTTGATTCGCCGGATGAATTCGGTGTTCGACGGCAGCCACGGCGCCTTTTCGCGCACCCCGCTGCGGTAGCGGTCGATGGCCTCCGCGATGGACGGGTCGTCGAACGACAACGGCAACCGGACCGTGCGACTCGGAACCACCAGATCGTGCGTCGCCGGCAGCAGTTCCTCGATGTCCTGGAGGATGTCCAGCAGTCGTCCGGCCGGGAGGCGGTCGGCGTCGAAGTGCAGGTGCAGCGACCGGACACCCGGGGTGATGTCGACGATGCCCGGGACGTGGCGCCGGACCAGCGCCTCCGACAGCGCGTGGACGCGCATGCGCAGCCCGAGGTCCAGTTCCCGGTCCCCGTATTCGACGAGGACGTTGTCGTCGCCGGCGCGCAGGTACGCGACCTCCGGTCGGTCCAGGATCGGCGCGATGCGGTGCAGCACCCCGCCGTCGCTGTGCGCCGACCGGGTCGCCTCGGGTGGAACATCCAGTCTGCGAGAAGAATCCGACGCTCGCAGCGAGTGCGCACCGTCGTCGGAGACGGCGACGAACCGCACGCTGTCGCCGGGCCGGATCTGCCCGAGCTTCCACCGGTGGGCCTTGGACACGGTGAGCGGGCACGCGAAACCGCCGAGGCTGGGGCCGTCGGGGCCGAGCAGAATCGGAGTGTCGCCGGAGACGTTGAGGGCTCCGACGCTGTACGGGTTGTCGTGCAGGTTCGACGGGTGCAGTCCGGCGTCGCCGCCGTCGGTCCTCGACCAGACCGGTTTGGGGCCGTCGAGTCGGAGTCCGGTCCGGTTCGCGTGGGTCTGGACCTTCCAGGCGGTGTCGTAGAACTGCGCCATGTCGGAATCGGTGAAATAGGCGGGTGCCGGCTGCGGTCCCTCGGTGACGGCGAGATGCCACACGTGCGTGAACTCCGGGCGCGAGTCCTCCGGGACGGGATGCGGCGCGCCGAGACCCGTCGTGTTCTCGAACAGCGAGTCGTCGAACAGGCCCAGCACGTCGCCTGTGGCGACGGCCTTGCCCGTGATGCCGCCGAACCCGCCGAGCGTGAACGTGGCTGCGCTGCCGTGATACAGGGGGGCGTCGATCCCGCCCCGGAACGCGACGTACGTGCGCAGGCCTGTGTCCGCCGGAGTGCCGATGTCGAGTACGGACCCGGCAGACACTTCCACCGGGTGCCACAGGGGGATCGGCTCGCCGTCGAGGGTGACCGGGGCGTCGGCGCCGCCCACGCAGATCACGGTGGCGTCCGAGAACACCAGGCGCGGCCCCTGCAGGGTGCATTCGAGCCCCGGTGCGCCGGCCGGATTGCCGACCGCCGTGTTGACCAGCTGGAAGGACAGGTCGTCCATCGGCCCGGACGGGGGAATTCCGACCTCCCACAGACCGATTCGGCCGGGGTGGTCCTGCACGGTGGTCATCGTGCCCGCGCGGAGGACGTCGACGCGGCGTCCGGTGGGCCGCAGATCGGCCAGCGACTGCGTGGTGTGCTCGGCGTCCAGGACGGTGTCGGCGACGCAGATCCGCCGGAGCTGGGGCAGGTTGGTCTGGATCCCGTAGATATGGGTGTCGGCGAGCGCCTCCGCGAGGGCGGCGAACGCCGCCGTGCGCCGGTGCCCGCGGGTGATCACCTTCGCCAGCATCGGGTCGTAGTACGCGCTCACCTCGGTGCCCGTGTCGACCCACGTCTCCACCCGCGTGTGAGCCGGGAACTCCACACCCGTGAGGCGTCCGGCGCTGGGACGGTAGTCGTGGCCGGGGTCCTCGGCGTAGATGCGGGCCTCGACGGCGGTGCCCCTGATCTCGGGTCCGGAGTCGGGCAGCCCGTCCAGCATGGAACCGTCGCCGCGGGCGAGCCTCAGCATCCACTCGACGAGATCCACCCCGGTGACCTCCTCGGTCACCGGGTGCTCCACCTGCAGTCGGGTGTTCATCTCGAGGAACGACGCCTCACCGCGGTCCACGTCGTAGACGAACTCGACGGTTCCGGCCGACCGGTAGTTCACCGAGGACGCGAGACCGCGGGACGCGCTCAGGAGTTGTTCCACCACCTCGTCGGAGAGTCCGGGTGCCGGAGCCTCCTCCACCACCTTCTGGTTGCGGCGCTGCAGCGAGCAGTCGCGGGTGCCGAGGCTGAGCGTGCGGCCGCGGCCGTCGCCGAACACCTGCACCTCGATGTGCCGGGCGCGGGCCACGAAGCGTTCCAGGAACACCCCCGAGGAGGAGAAGTTGGCCTGGGCGAGGCGCTGGACGCGGTCGTAGGCTTCGCGGAGTTCCGCGGCGTCGAAGCACGCCTGCATCCCGATGCCGCCACCGCCGCCGACCGCCTTGATCATCACCGGATAGCCGATGTCGGAGGCCGCGGACATGGCGGCGCCGGCGGAGTCGAGGAGCCCGCTGCCCGCGACGAGCGGGACGCCGACGGCGCGAGCGGCCTCGCGTGCGGTGTGCTTGTTGCCGAAGGTGCGCAACTGTTCGGGGGTGGGACCGAC includes these proteins:
- the uca gene encoding urea carboxylase → MSTGMNTPPIEYSFDTLLVANRGEIACRIMRTAHLLGLKTVAVYSDADSAAAHVEMADVAVRLGPAPAPESYLRADAVVEAALATGAGAIHPGYGFLSENDAFAAAAESAGIAFVGPTPEQLRTFGNKHTAREAARAVGVPLVAGSGLLDSAGAAMSAASDIGYPVMIKAVGGGGGIGMQACFDAAELREAYDRVQRLAQANFSSSGVFLERFVARARHIEVQVFGDGRGRTLSLGTRDCSLQRRNQKVVEEAPAPGLSDEVVEQLLSASRGLASSVNYRSAGTVEFVYDVDRGEASFLEMNTRLQVEHPVTEEVTGVDLVEWMLRLARGDGSMLDGLPDSGPEIRGTAVEARIYAEDPGHDYRPSAGRLTGVEFPAHTRVETWVDTGTEVSAYYDPMLAKVITRGHRRTAAFAALAEALADTHIYGIQTNLPQLRRICVADTVLDAEHTTQSLADLRPTGRRVDVLRAGTMTTVQDHPGRIGLWEVGIPPSGPMDDLSFQLVNTAVGNPAGAPGLECTLQGPRLVFSDATVICVGGADAPVTLDGEPIPLWHPVEVSAGSVLDIGTPADTGLRTYVAFRGGIDAPLYHGSAATFTLGGFGGITGKAVATGDVLGLFDDSLFENTTGLGAPHPVPEDSRPEFTHVWHLAVTEGPQPAPAYFTDSDMAQFYDTAWKVQTHANRTGLRLDGPKPVWSRTDGGDAGLHPSNLHDNPYSVGALNVSGDTPILLGPDGPSLGGFACPLTVSKAHRWKLGQIRPGDSVRFVAVSDDGAHSLRASDSSRRLDVPPEATRSAHSDGGVLHRIAPILDRPEVAYLRAGDDNVLVEYGDRELDLGLRMRVHALSEALVRRHVPGIVDITPGVRSLHLHFDADRLPAGRLLDILQDIEELLPATHDLVVPSRTVRLPLSFDDPSIAEAIDRYRSGVREKAPWLPSNTEFIRRINGLDSVDDVRDAVFDAEYLVLGLGDVYLGAPLAVPLDPRHRLVTTKYNPARTWTPSDAVGIGGKYLCVYGMESPGGYQLIGRTVPIWSGYRQHRPFDEGKPWMFRFFDRIVWEPVTPEQLREYRAQAVAGRFDAEISDGTFAFADHLKFLKDNAESIAAFDARQSAAFDIEKAAWRASGEFDRVEQAPAPEPSARGDLPPGAVVVEAPMVGSVWRVEVEAGQRVDAGQNAVVLEAMKLEMPVAFTSPGIVLEVLVSPGAIVEPGTPLVVIGAEN
- the atzF gene encoding allophanate hydrolase, with product MTVDAVNRGHTGLSPTARVEDAFRRIAEVDRPEVWITLRPAEDVHADAVAVQARLDAGEHLPLAGKVVAVKDNIDVAGLPTSAACPEFAYLPGVTATSVRRLVDQGAVVLGKTNLDQFATGLVGTRSPYGAVRCSWDPERVSGGSSSGSAVAVALGIADIGIGTDTAGSGRVPAAFNGLVGIKATLGAIPADGVVPACVDYDCVTVFAAELDTAVTAARIMSGPAAADPRSRAWPSDVRLAAPAHARVAIPTEANLALLTPEYRAAFADTVASLTDRGFAVEAVDVSPLLDAARLLYDGAVVAERYTAVGRFLDTAPAGADPVVTAIVESARQPAGHEFAADLDTLTRVKAQTRDLLAGFDGLLLPTTTEHPTIAAVQADPIGINRRMGTYTNFCNLLDMAAVAVPGAPTAAGEPFGVMFVVPAFADQVAVDLAARLLGAPAPTLVEEGVELAVFGAHLRGQPLHFQLEDIGARFVGTVTTTDAYRLTALDTTPPKPGLVRRGPGAGSPISGELFRVSAAGLGSFLAALPAPMALTSVELSDGRAVVGFSCTHDAVDGATDITEFGSWVAYAASRP
- a CDS encoding SDR family oxidoreductase, with translation MTIAVTGATGHLGRLVVEALLDKGTPAADIVAVVRTPAKAADLADRGVEVRQADYSDRAALETAFAGVDKLLLVSGSEVGQRVAQHANVIDAAKAAGVGFVAYTSVLDAQNSTIGLAVEHRATEDRLTQSGIDFALLRNGWYWENYLGSIPAAGETGALFGSAGTGVVAAAARKDYAEAAAAVLLADGQAGKVYELGGDERLTYSEVADVISSVIGKPVSYKDLPQAEYAAALEGAGLPAPIASMLADSDAGVAVGALDTESGDLQRLIGRNSTPAATALAVSTS